GGGCAAAATAAACGCTACAAGGGTGTTTTAACCATGGTAGATGGTGATTTCTCAGCTGCAGCAGGCAACTGGAAGGGAGCCAATGGCGAAACCATCACAGTTTCATCAGGTGGTCAATTTACAGTAGAATCTGCTGATGGAAAGAAAGAAAATTACTCTATCAAAGGCTATTCTTATACTCTTGATGATGGTAAGTATAATGCCAAAATTGGTGGAGGGAAAGTCATCCAAATTACAACAGGAGCGGATGGCAAGGTTTCCAGTGTTGCTTTGAGTCAATAGTAACCTTCAGTATTTGAATTTTTACAATCAAAGAAAATCCGTCAGCTCAATAAGAGTTGACGGATTATTTTATATTTGTATTTGGGTTAAAAATTCTTCTGTAGTAAGAATTTGAGCAAACTCATCTTGTAGAGAAAGGAGATTAATCTCATGGATAGTCTCAGGAGAGATGGTCTGACCGTTTTTATTAGCTAGGGTAAAACTGGCAGTAGCATCTGCTAGTAAAGTGACTTCAAAACCAAGATTTGCTGCCATTCGTGTAGTAGTGGATACACAATGAGGCAGAGTCAAGCCAACAACGACTAAATGACCAATCTGTTTTTTTCGTAAATATGTTTCAAGATTTGTTCCAATAAAGGCGCTATTAACCGTTTTTTGAAAGACAGGTTCTGAGGTGACCGGTTCAAATCCACTTTTAAACACCTGATTTTGTTTGTTATGAAATTGTGACTGGGGATTGTCAGATATGTGTTGAACGTGTAAGACTGGAAGAGCGTGTTTACGAAAGTATGCCAGTACCCTCAATGCTTGATGTTCAGCTTGAGGGTTATTTCGTTCTCCCCAGATAGGGCTATCAAATGCTTTTTGCATATCGATAATCAGTAGAGCAGTGTGAACCATTTTAAGCTTTCTCCAATTGCAAGAGGGCTTCAATCTCTGCCAGGGTGCTAGCTTGTGAAATAGCTCCACGGAGCTTGGCTGCGCCAGATGTTCCACGGAGGTAGTGAGGAGCGAGGCCACGGAATTCACGAACTGCTACGTTTTCTCCTTTGAGGTTAATCAAGCGTTTCAAATGTTCGTAGGCGATTTTCATCTTGTCTTCAAAGGTCAAATCAGGTAGGATTTCTCCTGTTTCAAAGTAATGGTTGATTTGGTTGAAGAGGTAAGGATTTCCCATGGCAGCGCGGCCAATCATGACTGCATCAGCACCGACTTCTTCAATGCGTTGTTTGGCTTCTTGGACAGTTCGGATATCACCGTTGGCGATGAAGGGAATCTTGGTCAGAGCTTGAGCGACCTTGTGAAGGGTCTCAAGGTCTGCGTGACCTGTATACATTTGCTCACGGGTACGGCCATGCATAGCGAGGGCAGAAACACCTGCTGCTTCAGCAGCGAGGGCATTTTCTACTGCCAGAGACGGGTCAGCCCAGCCGGTACGCATCTTGACAGTAAGTGGAATATCAAGGACAGACTGGACCTTGTTGATGATAGAGTAAATCTTGTCTGGGTCCTTGAGCCACATAGCGCCAGCTTCGTTCTTCACGATTTTGTTAACTGGGCAGCCCATGTTGATATCCACGATATCGGTCTTAGTGTTTTCTTGGATGAATTCTGCTGCGCGTGCTAGGCTGTCTTCATCACTACCAAAAAGTTGGATAGAGACAGGGTTTTCGCCTTCATCGATGTGAAGCATGTGAAGGGTTTTTTCGTTGTTGTATTGGATTCCCTTGTCAGAGACCATTTCCATGACAACGAGTCCAGCTCCGAGCTCTTTTGCGATGGTACGAAAGGCTGAGTTGGTCACGCCAGCCATGGGCGCTAAAACGGTACGATTGGGAATCTCAACATTGCCAATCATAAAAGGTGTATTAAGATTTGTCACGAATGAGTTCCTCCAGGTCGTTTTCATCAAAGTTGTAAGTAGTTTGGCAGAATTGACAAGTGATTTCTGCCCCGTGGTCTTCCTCTTTCATTTCCTGTAAGTCTGAGCTTGG
Above is a genomic segment from Streptococcus sp. SN-1 containing:
- a CDS encoding cysteine hydrolase family protein → MVHTALLIIDMQKAFDSPIWGERNNPQAEHQALRVLAYFRKHALPVLHVQHISDNPQSQFHNKQNQVFKSGFEPVTSEPVFQKTVNSAFIGTNLETYLRKKQIGHLVVVGLTLPHCVSTTTRMAANLGFEVTLLADATASFTLANKNGQTISPETIHEINLLSLQDEFAQILTTEEFLTQIQI
- the dusB gene encoding tRNA dihydrouridine synthase DusB, with protein sequence MTNLNTPFMIGNVEIPNRTVLAPMAGVTNSAFRTIAKELGAGLVVMEMVSDKGIQYNNEKTLHMLHIDEGENPVSIQLFGSDEDSLARAAEFIQENTKTDIVDINMGCPVNKIVKNEAGAMWLKDPDKIYSIINKVQSVLDIPLTVKMRTGWADPSLAVENALAAEAAGVSALAMHGRTREQMYTGHADLETLHKVAQALTKIPFIANGDIRTVQEAKQRIEEVGADAVMIGRAAMGNPYLFNQINHYFETGEILPDLTFEDKMKIAYEHLKRLINLKGENVAVREFRGLAPHYLRGTSGAAKLRGAISQASTLAEIEALLQLEKA